AACCAGAACCGGCCGGCTTAAGCTGACCTGGTTTTGGTACTGGCTTTGGATTTGATTTCGGTGCTTCTGTAGCTTCGTCTGACATAAACTATTCCTCCATCAACCATGTTCTTATGAGCATAGCAACATCTTCCGGATGTTCCTTTGCCATGGAAATTGCATTTTCCTGGAGTTCCATACGTCTTGTCTCTTCGACAGACATTGTAACTTCCATTCCATCGTCTTTTGCTTCCCAAAGTGCACGCTCGCGGGCTGCCTGCTGCTCTGCAAGAAGGCGGGCTTCTCTTTCGCGGCGGCGGCGTTCCATTTCGCGGCTGATAATACGGAAGAGGATAAAGCCAACAAGAACAACAACAATTGCAATAAGAATAAGAAGTATTGTACGTTTTCTCTGAATTGCTGCAAAGTATTCTGCATCCTCTGCTTCAAACTCATCATCACGGTCATAAGCGATGTTTGTAACTTCTACACGGTCACCGCGGGTTCTGTCATAACCGATTGCACCCTGAATAAGGCGAACAGCTTCTGCCATTTCTTCTGTAGAAACCGGAGTATATTCACGCTTAATTGCACCGTCTTCAATAATGAGATTTCCATTATTATCTTTTACCTTCTTCCATTTTCCGTCGAGGTTGACAGAAACCGAAATCTTATCGATTTTTGGAGAAGAGATTTCTGAAGTCTGTTTTGTGTTAATTACATTGTTCTGTGTAACTCCAGTTTCTGTTGAACGGCCGATTACATTTGACATATCAGAATAAACAGGAGGAGTCTGACCTTCTACACCTGCTGGTCCTTCCGGATTATAACCAGTTCCCTGCCATTCCTTAGTAACAGTCTGCTGACTGATTGGAAGTGTATCACGGTATTCTGAGTCATCATATGGTGTATCAGGATTATCCGGCTTAATTACGATTGGAGAATATTCTGTTGCTTCACTTGTTTTCTGCGACATATCCATTTCAATGGCAACGTTCATGTCGCGGCAGCGGTCTTCACGGAATGTTTTCTGAAGAGCTTTAAGAATCTTTGCACGAAGTTCAACTTCCTGCTTACGGATAAGCTTCTGCTGCTTTTCGATAATGCTTACACGGTCACTTTCAGCCATGCCTTCAAAATCATTTACCTGATTACCATCTACGTCTGTAATGATAAGATTTTCTTCTCTCAAGCCTTCAACAGCAGAAAGAATAAGGCGCTGGATTCCAAGAACGCGTTTTCTATCCTGAAGCAGTGTACTCTGAGGGGTTGTTTTAATAATTACACTGGCAGTTACAGGATTCTGATCTGCAGTAAAGAGCTGATTTTCAGGCAAAACAATATTTACATCTGCAAGCTGAATTTCGGCAATTGATTCGATATGCTGTTTCAACTGCTTTTGAATAGTATTTTTAAGTTTTACGTTCTGATCTGCATCTGTTGTAGACCAGCTTCTGTCATAGAAACCTGCCCAAGGATCAACCGATGACGGAACAAGGTTTTCACTAATAAGAATCTCTCTCATGCGGCGGGCAGTTCTATCGTCATCTACAGAAATGTAACCGGCATCATTTGTATATGCATTTACATTTTCCT
The Treponema bryantii DNA segment above includes these coding regions:
- the fliF gene encoding flagellar basal-body MS-ring/collar protein FliF; this encodes MNEWLKKVTDGLKNMWSKWKPIQKVILVGIIVIVIIVIVASVKLSAKPSTVRLFNAPVTDQTSLTQILDRLSQENVNAYTNDAGYISVDDDRTARRMREILISENLVPSSVDPWAGFYDRSWSTTDADQNVKLKNTIQKQLKQHIESIAEIQLADVNIVLPENQLFTADQNPVTASVIIKTTPQSTLLQDRKRVLGIQRLILSAVEGLREENLIITDVDGNQVNDFEGMAESDRVSIIEKQQKLIRKQEVELRAKILKALQKTFREDRCRDMNVAIEMDMSQKTSEATEYSPIVIKPDNPDTPYDDSEYRDTLPISQQTVTKEWQGTGYNPEGPAGVEGQTPPVYSDMSNVIGRSTETGVTQNNVINTKQTSEISSPKIDKISVSVNLDGKWKKVKDNNGNLIIEDGAIKREYTPVSTEEMAEAVRLIQGAIGYDRTRGDRVEVTNIAYDRDDEFEAEDAEYFAAIQRKRTILLILIAIVVVLVGFILFRIISREMERRRREREARLLAEQQAARERALWEAKDDGMEVTMSVEETRRMELQENAISMAKEHPEDVAMLIRTWLMEE